The DNA sequence ATTATCATTGACAAATAATACTTACGAGTTTCACTATGTTTGAATCACCATTTAATTATCTAAAAATCGACGTTCGAattgaatattatttattttattcgaATCCAATCCAAACCTCCATTAGGGTGATGGAACACAGGCATTTTCTTCTTTTCAGAAATAAATTCACTCGATTAATTCAAcctaaggggagagagagagagagagagagagagagagagagagagagcaattcattatattttcacttgaaacaattggatgattcaCTTGAACATGATGGGTATTTGAGTTCCAAATTGAATTATTTGGCTTTCATGAGTTTAATTGGCCTTATACCTCTCATTGTTTTTGttgtttcattaaaaaaaataaaaaaattatacgaTATTAAATAATTGTcatataattatatgatattaaatAATAGTATTTGGGCAAGGTGAGATGGTTCGAGTACGACGAAAACTAATTGAGTtgaggatattgtaacatcccattagtcccacatcggaagtgggtaatgcgtatgattgacttatatgagTCTGATGAGTATGTTATGTTAATTCTAATTTAAGCATTTTGGTATGTGATTGAAGGATCAATTgactggctcatcagactcgggttgtGACAATAACATATTCATATGTTTACTTAAATTCGACATCTACCGTTTGTACAATAATACACTAACTATGAAATACCACACGCGTAAAACTATATgagtgaaaataaaaaatatttatattatatttttcttatttttaaatgCCTATTTTGTTTCTTAAAAAGTGTTTGATCCCATTTTTCTtcactttggtttattttaagaaaaaaaataaaccaCACAAATAGAACTTGGATCCATCACCTTTGAGagataagataaatattttttttaaaaagtattatttgaaaaaaaaaagaaatgatcgATGATGAAAATCTAAAACCCAATATTTTTTCGGTAAATCATCCAAAATTGAGAAATTCAACTCTATAATAACATTTGATTCTAATTATTACATAAAAATAAAACAATTTTAAACTCCTCTTCATTAAAAAAAGGAAATacactaaaaaaaaaatagaaaaaatgagGGCAAATAAGTAATTGAGTCCCCTTAGGGGTATATATGTCATTTCATTCCACTAATTATTATATGGGGAGGCGTGGGATCCAATTTTGGAACGGCCCATCAAAAAGCAGCTCTCTTTTGACTGTTCTCACATCACTCCTCTGACCTCTCTCCACCACCTTTTCCTCTCTTTGCCACCAACAACAAGAAATTAGAGGTGGAAAAATCGTCTACCAAGCAATCGAGAGGCGCATTGGAGACCCCTCGATCTCTGATCCCTATCTGGATCACTAGCGCAGTTCACAACGaggagaagaagcagcagcaggcaGCGGTCGTCGATCTGCGTCTCCGTGTGCGCGGTGAATTGGGAGGATGATTCCGGGACCGGTTGTTGGTGTCGTAAGGTCTCCTCCGAGCTCCCAAAGTTGCTTTCTTTATCTTGTTTCAGCGGTCGATTAGTGTGGTTCGCGACAAGATCGGTCCATTTCTTGGCTTTTGCCCTCGGATCATGCGTTTTGCTTTCTTGAAATCCTGGGAGCTTGATGCGTTTGTCCTCGAGGGAGAGTTTGGTTGAGATCGTTTCAGTGTGTCGTTTGTTTGCGAATAATTACAGGATTTCTTAAGGGAAACTAGGGATTTTGAATCTCGATTGGACTCTTTGTCATGTAGCTCTAGATCTTCTTTATTCTGAATTGTGAGTTACTCTGCTACTGGGTACGCTTGTTCTTCTTTTCAGGTTGCTGCAAGCATCACATTTTCCTGTCAATCTTTTCGTTTTACTCCTAATTTTAGTTTCTTCCTTGTTAATTTGTTGGGCATCTCTTTTGGAATCATGGAGATTCCTCCCGAACACTTCCACACAATTTTATTTGCTGGATCGGTATACCTTCCTGAAAGATTGGAAATGACTGAGGATGCCACTGAATTAAAGGTTCTCATGAGCTTTAGGTAACACCACTTGGTGTTCATGGCATAGATGCCATTGCGTTTGCTGGTAAATCTCAAATAAGTTGCTGAATATTGCTGGTTGCACACCAGAGGGACGATGTTAATATCAATAATTAAAGTTAGAGTTGCATGAACATGCAGTGAGACAATTATACATGTGATTGTGCACTGACGAGCTATTTATTTATGAGAATGCATCTATGTAAATGGAGACTAGTGGATGATGATTGAATTAGAAATCTAAGCCCTGAAGAGTTTTCCTTTTTGAATAACTATTTACTTAGTAAGTATGTAACTAATTTACATCACGTTTCTGAATTGCTCCATAGGCCACATGTATAAAATGCATTTTTGTTGGTTCATCACGTGATGTGTTTCGGTTGCTAGTAGCATGCTCTTATTTACTATAACTAGTACTGTGATATGCATTAACTACGACATTCATTTAGTTCTACACACCTCTTCATTTTCTGGCAGCTTCCTGATCATACCTATTAAACACTCAAGTTAATGATAAGTTAGAGACGATGAAGATCTTCAATTAGATACAAAGATTGTAAGTGTGGCATGAGACATGGCAGATCAAAATATTAGGATGCACCTCAGGGCACAAGTTCCAAGCAGCAAAGCCTATAAGAATTGGACTTCAAATTCTGTGAATGCATGAAATTTAGAATTTCTTTTTTACAGAATTTATCTACTTCTTGCTCTTTTTTTTGGGGTCTTTTTGTGCAAGTCAATTTAATTGAAATTCCTACAAAATGAAATTTCCTTGAAGTTCATGAATTTGTCTTAATCTTTTCCTCTGTTGCATGAGAACTTTTTCATTGACCAAGAGAGATACCGAGAGGAATAGTTTGTCGGCCTGCCTGCTGACATGTCTTTCGCTTTCTTAACAGGTAAATGAACAACTTAATTTTAATAGTCTTTCTTAAGACAAATTGAAAGGAGGGGATTTCCTATTGAAGTGGATGACTTCAATTAGTGTGGTGCCCTCGATGGGGCTAAGAAACACCAGTGGAACAATTGGTGCTGTGGACAGGTTGCCAGATGAGATGAAAGACATGAAAATAAGGGATGATAAGGTAGATGAGTAACACCAGTTATGCATCTAGTGACTAGTGCTTGTACTTTGTGTCACTATGATAGTAGAATACGGCCAATAAATTAGTTGTTTCACCAAATCAACTAATTTAATGAACTACTGCAGGAAGCTGAAGAAACAGTGGTTGATGGGAATGGCACAGAAACTGGTCATATTATTGTTACAACAATTGGAGGTAGAAATGGTCAGCCAAAACAGGTAAAAACAGCTTTTTTCAATATGCTATAGAAATGTAGGAATGCGTTTTAACCTATTTAGAAGAACTggattttttatatgaattatgGAGGAAAGACTAAAAAATTCGATTGGCTCGGTACTATAGATAAATCGGTATCATACATGGTTAACATCTTAGGTTTTCTTCTTTATGCTTCagccttatttttcttggatgaATGCATTTGCACACTCATTCTCTTAATAATCTGTTCATTTTGATGGCAGACCATAAGCTATATGGCTGAGCGTGTTGTTGGACATGGCTCATTTGGTATAGTATTCCAGGTCAGTTTCTAAACAATTGAGCTTACAAAGTACTTCTGTTTTTATCATCCTGCTTGGATGCCTAATTGCCCATTGTCTGGCTCTATTAGACAACATACAAGTGCACTTATAGATGATTGGTTTTAGCTGCATCTTTTGATAGATTGATCTTACAGTTTTATCTGCAGATGAAATAATATAGTAATCGGCGTTATTCTTTTCTGTTTATAGGCTAAATGTCTTGAGACTGGTGAAACAGTAGCCATAAAGAAGGTTCTGCAAGACAAGAGGTATAAAAACCGTGAATTGCAGACCATGCGCTTTCTTGACCATCCAAATGTCATTTCTATGAAGCATTGTTTTTTCTCAACTACTACGAAGGATGACCTGTACCTGAACTTGGTACTTGAGTATGTTCCAGAGACGGTTCATCATGTTATCAAACACTACAACAAGATGAACCAACGAATGCCTCTACTATATGTGAAACTATACATGTACCAGGTTAGCAGGAGTTTACTGTTGTTGCAACTTCtgtttattatttgttttttggACCTTTGTTTTGGTTGGTGAATTTTCAACATATGCATTTCATTAAGTTTAAATAGATTCTTAAAAGTTATTATTGTTAAGTCCTCACTGTTCGAATAGTCATATACACCTAATTTTTTGGGGTCACTTTTATGCACGAAAGACTAATTCTTGAAGTAAATATTCTGATATTTGCTGCTGATAGGTGTATCTGTTGGCTCCACAATGCTGCAGGATGGAGAtttcattttatgaaaatatagacAGAACATTCAATCTTACAAGCCAaatagtttatttcttttttttttctctgaacACTCTTGAAATCTTGTGGTGCACTTTTTCTGATTCTGTTTTGTTACTACAACAGATCTGTAGAGCGTTGGCCTATATTCATGGCAGCATTGGAGTATGCCATAGAGACATAAAGCCCCAGAATCTTCTGGTATATATTCACTCTATTGTATTAATttagtatttatattttttttcattttaaacaccTTATTCCACTAAAGCTAATATAAATGTTGGTTGTTATTCTTACcttgataaattaatttttttattgatcaatTATAAAGTTACATTTTTGTTTGCTTGAAGTTATTTTGAAATGGTTGGAGATATATGGTGCTTAGTATACAGAGACATTGATGTGGGTTTCATCTGATTTCATTACGAGTTTCATCTCTTATGTCCTAAATCAGTAGTGAACTTACATTTTACTTAAAACAGGTCAACCCACACACTCACCAGCTAAAAATATGTGACTTCGGGAGTGCGAAAGTCTtggtatattttttttcttttcatctgTCGAATTGATGTCAATCGATTTAATTCAATAGCATATACATTTAGCTTTTCTTTTGTTTATGCAGGTAAAAGGAGaaccaaatatttcatatatatgtTCCAGATATTATAGGGCTCCTGAGCTTATATTTGGGGCTACTGAGTATACTACGGCAATCGACATCTGGTCTGCTGGGTGTGTTCTTGCAGAACTTATGCTAGGACAGGTAAACTAACATGGAAGACTTTTTCTGTGGATACTTTCTAGTCCTGCATACATTTCACATGCCAATTTACAATGGTTTGTTATTTGGTAGCCTCTCTTTCCAGGAGAAAGCGGAGTTGACCAACTTGTTGAAATAATAAAGGTAATACAACTGTTAACCCATGCCTCTACTGCTGCCTAAACGATATCTTTGTTTGAGTTTTACCATTTGCTACAGCTGACCTTTTATGATGTGTATTTTTCCAATTCAGGTTCTAGGTACACCCACAAGGGAAGAAATTAAATGCATGAACCCAAATTACAATGAATTCAAATTCCCACAGATAAAGGTTCATCCTTGGCACAAGGTACTATAATAAGTGTTTTCCTATGGTTTCCAACTATAACCTACTCAGGCTATTTGCTTTTACTTATCTGCTATAGAAGTCTTATTATTGTCATCTGTTTGCTCAGATATTCCATAAACAAATGCCTCTTGAAGCTGTGGATCTTGTCTCTAGGCTTTTGCAATACTCCCCAAGCTTGCGATGCACTGCGGTGAGTATAAACTACGGATATTGTGATCATCTTTATATCCtcattgatatttttcatgtttttATCCAGCTTGATTATCGTGCGTCTTTGTTTAATTAAATGCAGTTGGAAGCATTAATTCATCCATTCTTTGATGAGCTTCGAAATCAAAGTACCCGCTTACCCAATGGTCGCTTTTTGCCCCCTCTCTTTAATTTCAAGCCTCATGGTAAGTCTTTTGTATGAAGTAGACTTCTGCAGGtcttattatcatcatcaaatctGTTGGCCTAGAAGGAACTTAACGTATTTATTTGATATCCTTTTGTGACAACCAGAGTTGAAGGGTGTGCCAACCGAGATGGTCGCAAAGTTGATTCCAGAGCATGCAAGAAAGCAATGTGTCGGTTTAGGATCACAAGCTGGCTGAAATAAAAATGACCTGCGAATAGCAGATGCCCATTTGCCCCAGGAAAGATATGCACTTGTTATGATTGGTGAACGATGTATACAGCATAAGTGAATGCTGTTTCCTATGGTAATAGAATCCTTGTCCCTTCAAGCAGATAAAGAAGTCTCTGTTCATCTTCCAAAGTCCTAGAAGATCTTTGCCTAACGCCGCACAAAGTCAAATGTGTAACATCTATGCATGTTTAAGATTGCACTGATATGCTTGAACCATGGATCAGAATGTTCTTTTCTGTTCTGCTTCAGTGTGATTACCATATTGATTTATAGTTGGTGAAATGTCTACTGATGCATATATCCGACATTGTTCAGGTCTTTGATTATCCTGCTGGCGATAGCAAACCTTCTGTATAACTTGTAATTTCTTTGTCCTTATCGCTGAAATATAATCGTTGTAGCCATTGTCAAAGACATGCTATGGCAATTCCAATTCTTTAAAAGCATATCCATACTCATTGCAGCTTTTCATGCTCCTCCTGGTTTCAAAAATCTCAATAAAGTTGCCTTTTTTGTGATGCTCTTCCTATTCAGCAGACAAAAAGAAAGTTTTATTTCTGCTCACAGAACACCCCAAAAGACGTGTTCTGAAGATTGAATTCAAGCAACAAGCACTAGCTGATAAATATTAGACAACTTAGACTTGTTTGCTTGGCCAAAAGAAGTAGATTGACAACAAGCATTACCCTTGTTTTGTGTATGTGTTTTTTTCCATCCATGACTGTAGCTAACAGGAAGACTGCTCCCTGTTTTGCCCTGATAACATTTCAGATTACCTGCCTGATTTCTTTTCACTTTTTGGCATCAAGGATTCAGAGTTTAGTTCctattctctcttcttcttcttgtcagaTAGTAAAACTTCACACATCAATGTCCATGGAGCATCTGAATACCCATCTCGGTTGTTGCTCATAACCACATTGCAAGTCAGCAGAGGCAAGTTGTAATAGTTCATGATCTCAGACTCATTCAAGTGCCAAAGGTTCGGAAAAAATGGGGCTTGACCACCAAAACATAGATGACAGTTCCGCAATTTCAAACATTTTCATTCAAAAATCTATAAGTATTTTCATGATTACAATGGTTTGAAGCCGAATGCAAAAGTTTATCTGTGAAGTGAAGAAACAGAATCAGCTTCATGCCTGGTCCAGAAGACTGCAAGTGAATTCAGCATTTTTCAGTTCCAGCTTCTCCGCCTTGGAGACAACATCTAAAGAAAGCGGCCTAAAGCTCCGATCTGGGCCATAGAAATGTGGAAAGTAGGTGTCCTCAGCAGCTTCATATATTAACTCCTCACCAAGCTTTAATAGTAAAATAAAACCTGTGAGCTTGTTGAAGCTACAATTCAAGTTGTGTGATGATTTTATCTTATAGGGCAGTATAAAATGGCAGGTAAATATCCATGTACTCAACACAAAATAGTTATGACATTATGATTTACCAATTTTTTGTTGCATATTATAGAAGATAGAAGATGTTAAAACATCATAAGAGACATTGTGAAATGCTATTTAAAaaagaattaaataataataataaaaacaagATAGGTTTGTGGCATTTGCATGGTACAGTGTTTCAAAATTTGGTTTTAGCATCAACAAATGTAATCTTAGGAATCACTTGATCAAGCTGACCTCCAGATTGCAATGTTAGAGATTGTGAGTACACATATGACAGTGTAAAATTAAATTATCTACAAGACCGTGTAGTAGTTAACTATCTTAAATTTAGTTCCCAAAAGCTAGATGAAAAAGAAAGAGCAATACAGTACAGGAGATCTGCCCAATGCAATGAAGCAGAGTGCAGTGGAATAAGTCCTCCAAGAAAATTACAAACATGTGGATATTCTTTTATCAAAAGTATCCTATGTGGTAATTTGCCTGAGACAAGTAATCATTTCTTTCTAGGCTGTGAATCAGAACTTCAAGGCAGATTTTGATAAAAGGTAATCTGAAGTACCATCAAATGTTTGGGAGATCTGGAGAAAGAATAACTTGAGAATGTTTCGAGAAGGGATGGGATTAGTTGGTATTGGCTGTTGCTGGAGAATATGATTCCAGTGGAATTTGTATTTCTGATGAAAAAAGAAATACTGTAGACATTGAAAACAACAGATTTATCTCAAAGCCACTTACAATTCTGATTTATTGTGTCATGTCAGTTTAGAAGGATGTTCTCTTTTGTTTGGCTTGTCCAGTTCTTTTGTCAGTCTTGCATGCAAGGGAGGGTGTTTGATTGCTGTTTGCTTTCAGCTCATTTGCAGGAAGCTTGCTGGCTTCATGTTTTGTATATATGGCACTCATATGGCAGAAATCGAAAAACTAAAAGTGAATTATATTCAACCTAGAAACTAAAGATTGGTTAATGGATATCAAGTAAACAAACTGCACATGGAAGAAGACAAGATCAAGGTATCCAATAGAATTTTTTTACAGGGAACACATCCAATATGACACAAATTTATATCGGATCACTAGTTCAGGTATCTAAATTAAGTTTCTTATGCTTGTGATCACATAGATTAGATGCTTGAAGGTGCAGTGGAAACTAAAAGCTGCCCATGAGCCAAAAGTTCTTATTATGATGATCAGACCTGAGGATCTAAAACACAAGCACTGGCATCCATGTCATCTTAGATACTTCGATTTAACATAGGACatagaagtgtgtttttataacaGAGCTAAAAGTTGGCGATTAAACGTAGTAGTTGTTGCTGTTGTACAAACTCTTCCTCAAATGACGAGTGCATTGAGTTTCTGTACACTTCCAAATGCAGCCTTGCTACATGTTTACTTTAGCATACCATGTGGCAAGTCTCCAAACACAACTTCATAACCATGGTGTAGGAAACAGTACAACCTTTTCAATTATGGCAAAATTCCATTGCATGGCTTCAGCATTCATGGCAGAAAAATTAGTTAAAGTGAACAATGAACAAATGTATACATAATACTTGTAGATGAACCATTTGTCTTAAGAATAGAACAGATGTGCTGCATCTAATCTTTCTAAAAGAGCTAGGATCTCAACCACCCATGTCTATATTCAACAAAATAAACTATTTGCCAAAATTGATCAAAGACAAGGACAAATTCGATTGTCATCGAAAGTGCTCGTGTTCGACTAAATCTATATGTCAATGACCAACAAGTCAGCCAGAAATTACAAGTTCTAAAGACCAACATTTATTTCAAACATCATAGATGATCCATATACCCAATATTCCAACAAAGTAATCGATGGGAAGGCCATATAACACATAACGCATATATGCCCAGACAACAGAAACGTTTTCATCAGAAGGTACTGTAGGTTTTGACAAGCTCTTCACCAAATAATCGGTATTAATCCATCATATGACACAAGCATCCAGGGATTAGGCGAACGATTAAGGTGACCATTATCTTATCACAAAAAGAGTTCGAGTCTTGTGCCCTAACTTACCTTGGCCGCGTCGATTTGGAGTAAGTAAAGGTCCTCCCTACCGCGGAAAAAGTTGTTCAGAACCATCCTCACCTGCCCAAGATTGAAACTTTAAGCAATTTCATACATCAAAAAGATTAACAGCGAAAAGAAAACGAGACGATCAGATCTCTTTGTTTCACTTTCTGCGAATTTTCGGGTCCCGCTGTACCTACCTGATCAAGGTCACTGAGGTGAATACATCCAGTTCTTCGGTCGAGACTTCCGCCCAGAGTGGCGCCCGTCCTCTGCAGCTCCTCCAATTCTCCCGAGGTGCTCACTCTGTAGACGAACCCGTCTTTGGGGACTCTCTTCTCCATTTCTTTGCGCTCTCTTCTCCGTTACCCACAACGACCAAACTACATCAAAACGTGGGATGACGATCAAAACGGATACCCGTTTCACACTTCGATCCGACCCATTTCTCCGGTCGCGGATCCATACAACAGGGTTCAGCCGGCCGATTAGTAGCTTATCGAACTCTTATACTTGATTAAACTGGATCCGATAAACGAGTGTACACGTGTAATCCTTGTAATGTCTTCTTCGCCAGCTTAAAGGAAATCGGATCGACACGTGAAATCCGACAAGGATCCGAAAAAGAAATCACATGGGAGTATATGTGATATTTACGAAGACTATTAACATCGCCTTCATATCattaagctatatatatatatatgggtataGTTTTGCGCGCAGTTGTAACGAGGTCTCAGGTTTTCACCTCCGGTCGAGTGAGGAGATGATGGCGACGGCGCTCACTTCTCCGGCAAAATTGAGGGCTTTCGACCCCTTAAGACCTTTTCAGGTCGGCTTCTCCGTCCTGGTTCCCAACCCCAAGTATCCCATTTCATCTTCGAGAGCTTCTCCGATCAACGGAAGGCTCGGAGGCGCGACGATTCGCTCGGTCCGCCCGGTGATTATAGCCCATTCCTCTCCAGGTACATCGCAAAGATGTGTTGTCGCTTGCGACCATGACGAGATTTGCTGGTTACGATGAATTCTTCTTTGTCCCATCTGATTCTTGACTGCGTTTGAAGCAGAATATACTCCGGACGCTAAATTTTACAAGATAGAAGCGATTATGAGGTAAGGTTTTGAGCTTTCTGTTCTCGATCAGGCGTGGAACTGTGTTTCATGGACTCGCTTTAAAAAAATTGTTCTTTGTGTGGTCAAACGGGAGTTCAGGTCATGGAGAGTTCCTCATGTTTCATCGGTAAGATAAAAGAGGAACTCTTGTATGGTTTTGATTGGTTTCAGAGAGCTAGGACTTAATTTTGTCATGACCTAGGGTTTGCTGCAAATGGGAATTCGGGGAGTTACAGTTTCTGACGTTCGAGGTTTTGGGGCACAAGGTGGCTCAACAGAGAGGCATGGTGGTATGTTCCTGTTCAGTGCTGCGGTCTGGTTTATCGTTGGTTTGACATGACAGTCATTCTGTCAATTCAGCTTGTTGGTTTCGGTTGTTTTGATCGAATATGTGCATTCTAGTATTCTTGTTTTGGTCATTTGCTTTGACTATGCAGTCGAAGGGTAGTTGCTCACCAGACATATTGCTAATATGTGCAAGACTAAAATTTCTTTTATTTCAACTCTGCTTACTGCTTGTATTTCTTTGTCCAGTCAAATAGATTCCTGACTGGTCTGGATCTCTGCTTTTGGATGTATTCTGTTATACTATCTTAATATCATACTTCTGTTTCACCAACTGATTGATTGGTACTTAAAGATGTACGAAATCTGGATCTTGTTGATGTCTAACTCCTAGTCTACCAGAAATTTCAAGTAATAAAATCTCCTACTAAAGTACTTGGATGTGTATCTATCATTGGCTGAAAAGAAATTCTTGTATGTTATTCTTGTTATGCAACATCTGGAATTAGTCTTTATGGTTCTTTTTAAACTACTATTGCAAAAGAACAATTGTTGTCACCCTGAAAATGATCTGCTTTCTTGCTGACAAAATGAGTCAAAGAGCCTGCTTAGTTAGCATATTTGAGTTAAACCAAGTCCATTAGTTAACTTAGTTTAATCAATAGTTACCTGATGGAGTTAAGACCAAATTTAGTGGATGGACAAATGGTAATATTATGGAATGCCCAACAACATAGTGGTGGAACACATAGCAACATCATAGATAGTTCATCAAACATGGTGGAACACTTTCTTACACGATAAGGTGAGATATGTCAGGATACCTCAGCACAGGAAATATTTTAGGA is a window from the Musa acuminata AAA Group cultivar baxijiao chromosome BXJ2-1, Cavendish_Baxijiao_AAA, whole genome shotgun sequence genome containing:
- the LOC135598399 gene encoding shaggy-related protein kinase alpha-like; the protein is MTSISVVPSMGLRNTSGTIGAVDRLPDEMKDMKIRDDKEAEETVVDGNGTETGHIIVTTIGGRNGQPKQTISYMAERVVGHGSFGIVFQAKCLETGETVAIKKVLQDKRYKNRELQTMRFLDHPNVISMKHCFFSTTTKDDLYLNLVLEYVPETVHHVIKHYNKMNQRMPLLYVKLYMYQICRALAYIHGSIGVCHRDIKPQNLLVNPHTHQLKICDFGSAKVLVKGEPNISYICSRYYRAPELIFGATEYTTAIDIWSAGCVLAELMLGQPLFPGESGVDQLVEIIKVLGTPTREEIKCMNPNYNEFKFPQIKVHPWHKIFHKQMPLEAVDLVSRLLQYSPSLRCTALEALIHPFFDELRNQSTRLPNGRFLPPLFNFKPHELKGVPTEMVAKLIPEHARKQCVGLGSQAG
- the LOC103987219 gene encoding uncharacterized protein LOC103987219; translated protein: MEKRVPKDGFVYRVSTSGELEELQRTGATLGGSLDRRTGCIHLSDLDQVRMVLNNFFRGREDLYLLQIDAAKLGEELIYEAAEDTYFPHFYGPDRSFRPLSLDVVSKAEKLELKNAEFTCSLLDQA
- the LOC103987206 gene encoding nitrogen regulatory protein P-II homolog, which produces MMATALTSPAKLRAFDPLRPFQVGFSVLVPNPKYPISSSRASPINGRLGGATIRSVRPVIIAHSSPEYTPDAKFYKIEAIMRSWRVPHVSSGLLQMGIRGVTVSDVRGFGAQGGSTERHGGSEFSENSFIAKVKMEIVVCKDQVEAVLEKIIEETRTGEIGDGKIFLVPVADIIRIRTGERGEKAERMDGGLVDMIPT